TGCGGGGCGGGGCGCCCGCGCGGGACCTCGTCCGAGGTGACGACCGCGTCCAGGTTGCCGCCCTCGCCGGCCGACCAGCCGAGCGAGTCCAGCAGCGGGTACGCGACGTCGGCGCTGAAGCCGGTGGTGAGCGCGACCTTGATGCCGCGCCCGCGCAGCTCGGCGAGGGCGGCCTCCACGCCGGCTATGGCCTGCGGCGGCGTGGCCCGGTAGGCCTCGCGCAGGAACACGGCGAAGGCCTCGTAGCTCTCCTCGACCAGCTCCGGCGTCGGAGTGCCGCCGCCCAGGCGGACCAGGGCGGTGATGGCCTCGCGCTTGTCGGTGCCCATCCAGGTCTGGAGGTCGGCCTCGGCCACCGGCACCCCGGTCCGTTCGACGGCGGTGCGCAGCGCCCGGTAGACGGCGCCGCTCTCGTTGATGGTGGTGCCGGCCATGTCCAGTGCGGCGAGCTCGATCACGGTGTCAGTCCTCTTCGGTGCGGTAGCGGCCGATGACGGTACGGCCTTCGATGGTGTTCTCGATGGTGAACGTGGCCATGGCGGGCAGGTAGCGGTCGTCCGCGTCCTCCAGCGGCTCGCCGCGGCTCGACGTGGTCAGCCGTCGTACGCGCAGCAGCGGGCCACCGACGGCGACCCGCAGGAGCTCGGCGTCGTACGGCTGGGCGGCGACGGCGTCGATGGTGTGCCTGGCGTGGTGCAGGTCGACGTCGCGGCGCAGCAGCTCCTCGTAGACGGAGCCGGTGTCCGGGTCGAAGTCGAACAGGTAGCGGCCGACCTCGTGGACGAAGGTGGAGCGCTCCAGCATGGCCGGGACGCCGTCCAGCAGTCGCAGCCGGACGAGTTCGACGACCGGTGCCCCCTCGGCGAGGCCGAGCCGGGCGGCGGCCTCCGGGGAGGCCCGACGGCGGGCCACCTCGATGGTCGTCTGCCCGGGCTCGCGGCCGATGGTGCGGGCCCACTGGGTGAAGGACAGGAACGTGGCGAACGGCTGCGAGGGAGTCGCACGGTGGGCCACCGGCGGCTTGCCGCGCCCGCCGACGAGGCTGCCCTCGCGGCGCAGCATGGCCAGGGCCTGGCGGACCGGGCCGCGCGAGATGCCGAACTCGGCGCACAGCTGCGACTCGCTGGGTACCGGCCGCCCCTCGGGCCACTCGCCGGACTCGATCCGGCGCAGGAACTCGGCGCCGAGCCGTTGGTGGAGCGGAGCGTCCTCACTTGTCTTCACAAGATGACTATGGCACTCCGGGGTGCCGGTTCTCAAAGCCGGGGTCGCCGGGCAAAGCCCCTGGACAGGCGGGGTGTCGGCCGGGAGAACCCGCTGCTCCCGGTGGCCGTCGCATAGATGAACACCCGGCGACTTGTACATACAGGTCTTGACGTCGGCGTCGCAGAGCCCGGAATCTGGAGCCATGAGCAGCAGCACCACACCTTCAACCGCCCCCGCCGTCTCCCGTCCGCTCACGCCCGGTCGTAGCGACGTGGTGATCGTCGGCGCCGGCATCATCGGCCTGGCCCACGCCTTCGAGGCGCTCGCCGACGGGCTGTCCGTCACCGTCGTCGAGCGCGACCGGCAGCCGGTCGGCGCCTCGGTCCGCAACTTCGGTCACTGCTGCATCAGCGCCCAGGAGGGCGAACTGCTCGCCCTCGCCCAGCGCTCCCGGGGCGGCTGGCTGCGGGCCGCCGAGGCGGCCGGGCTGTGGGCCCGGGAAGCCGGCACGCTGGTGGTGGCCCGGTCGGCGACCGAGGCCGCCGTCTTGGAGGAACTGCGCGCCGAGCGCGGCGGCGACGCGGTCGAGCTGCGCACCGCCGCGCAGATGGCGACGGCGCTCGGCCGGGCGGACGGCGACGACCGCGACCTGGTGGGCGGCGCGTTCCTGCCCGCCGACCTGCGGGTGAACCCGCGCG
The nucleotide sequence above comes from Streptomyces kaniharaensis. Encoded proteins:
- a CDS encoding phosphonatase-like hydrolase, which translates into the protein MIELAALDMAGTTINESGAVYRALRTAVERTGVPVAEADLQTWMGTDKREAITALVRLGGGTPTPELVEESYEAFAVFLREAYRATPPQAIAGVEAALAELRGRGIKVALTTGFSADVAYPLLDSLGWSAGEGGNLDAVVTSDEVPRGRPAPHMIHRAMEKTGVIDTRRVLTAGDTVVDVEAGSNAGAGVVVGVLTGELTRAAFEAHPHTYVLDSVADLPALPETRPAA
- a CDS encoding GntR family transcriptional regulator; its protein translation is MKTSEDAPLHQRLGAEFLRRIESGEWPEGRPVPSESQLCAEFGISRGPVRQALAMLRREGSLVGGRGKPPVAHRATPSQPFATFLSFTQWARTIGREPGQTTIEVARRRASPEAAARLGLAEGAPVVELVRLRLLDGVPAMLERSTFVHEVGRYLFDFDPDTGSVYEELLRRDVDLHHARHTIDAVAAQPYDAELLRVAVGGPLLRVRRLTTSSRGEPLEDADDRYLPAMATFTIENTIEGRTVIGRYRTEED